One genomic window of Caldivirga maquilingensis IC-167 includes the following:
- a CDS encoding TIM-barrel domain-containing protein yields MGLTYSRVRGGVSLTIGELKLEVTFPDTKIARVLYTPVTRSRGRSLVVTSASYVEPSLEEVNGALRLSTGELIIEVNPDYSISFMNSKGELMAREVKREINDNGLGGFWSSQVITAKGKGFYGLGQHQGLFNYRNHEVHLLQRNPTETALPILVSNVGYGLMWDHYSLSRVKVSELTSGESRIEYWSEDVDAVDYYFILGPSIDDVVSGYRKLTGKAPMLPKWAFGYWQSRERYRTQEELISIVKEFRSRGIPIDVIVQDWLYWGKYGWNAMKFDEANYPNPVEMTREIHKLGARVVISIWPIFGQRTDVYRVFKDKGYLIPGSLNYDPFNDDARREYWRLIEENFAKVGIDGWWLDASEPELDKPRDPSTDRGTWTFYTGLRDSTTAMGRGSRFMNAYPLMHTKAVYEGQRGSFNRRVVILTS; encoded by the coding sequence ATGGGTTTAACCTACAGTAGGGTAAGAGGTGGTGTATCCTTAACCATTGGTGAACTTAAGCTTGAGGTAACCTTCCCTGACACTAAGATTGCTAGAGTCCTCTATACGCCAGTGACCAGGAGTAGGGGGAGGTCCCTTGTAGTCACCAGTGCCTCATACGTGGAGCCAAGCCTAGAGGAGGTTAATGGAGCTTTAAGGCTAAGTACGGGGGAATTAATCATTGAGGTTAACCCGGATTACTCCATATCATTCATGAATAGTAAAGGTGAATTAATGGCTAGGGAGGTTAAGAGGGAGATTAATGATAATGGGCTCGGCGGCTTCTGGAGCAGCCAAGTGATTACCGCTAAGGGTAAGGGCTTTTACGGGCTTGGGCAGCATCAAGGCTTATTCAACTACAGGAACCATGAGGTTCACCTGCTTCAAAGGAATCCAACCGAGACCGCATTACCAATACTAGTGTCCAACGTGGGCTACGGCTTAATGTGGGATCACTACAGTTTATCCAGGGTGAAGGTAAGTGAATTAACCAGTGGTGAATCAAGGATTGAGTATTGGTCCGAGGACGTGGATGCAGTGGACTACTACTTCATACTGGGGCCCAGTATTGATGATGTTGTTTCAGGGTATAGGAAATTAACTGGTAAGGCACCCATGCTCCCAAAGTGGGCCTTCGGGTATTGGCAATCCAGGGAGAGGTATAGGACGCAGGAGGAGTTGATTAGCATTGTTAAGGAGTTTAGAAGTAGGGGGATTCCCATTGATGTTATTGTACAGGACTGGCTCTACTGGGGTAAGTATGGCTGGAACGCCATGAAGTTTGATGAGGCCAATTACCCTAATCCAGTTGAGATGACTAGGGAGATCCATAAATTAGGCGCCAGGGTCGTAATATCTATTTGGCCCATCTTCGGCCAGAGGACTGATGTATACAGGGTGTTTAAGGATAAGGGTTACCTAATACCTGGTTCACTGAACTATGACCCATTCAATGATGATGCGAGGAGGGAGTATTGGAGGCTTATAGAGGAGAACTTCGCCAAGGTGGGTATAGATGGGTGGTGGCTGGATGCCTCAGAACCTGAATTAGATAAGCCTAGGGATCCATCAACAGATAGGGGTACGTGGACCTTCTACACCGGGTTACGTGACTCCACCACGGCAATGGGTAGGGGGTCGAGATTCATGAACGCCTACCCATTAATGCACACTAAGGCTGTTTACGAGGGACAGAGGGGGAGTTTCAATAGGCGTGTGGTGATATTAACTAGCTGA
- a CDS encoding RNA-guided endonuclease InsQ/TnpB family protein, producing MKRSNIVKLIVDEETKKRLLGLLEVYRACWNTVNWLRMQQFKNHERVGFGETEKETYEKFKRILKVNAQQVTRKNAEAWRSFFALIKEKRQNKNLKPRPPGYWKQGIILVRNDRYTIDEEKREIYLKDFKMRLKYAGKLKWKGKQGRLEIHYDEVRGRFYAFIPMSVEDVKPKESGLKASIDLGIVNLVTMFIENGKWFLFKGGSILSQYEYYSKKIAITQKKLALHGQRRSRRLSMLYRKRSLFMRHVVNSMVRRIMNILSKEGVIEVRVGYPKEITKNHGNKLTVNFWNYRLIIRRLKEVGEELGIKVIEVNEAYTSKTCTLCGETHPNGRIHRGLFKCPRMGKVINADLNAAVNILRMHISPSPSEAGVGGYSRGGIGVIGLKTQPVVYRWTNGAGWRSSSTSNEAMRMKAVNHKPMNHPKGNPTL from the coding sequence ATGAAGAGGAGTAACATTGTTAAACTGATTGTGGATGAAGAGACTAAGAAGAGGTTGCTTGGTCTATTGGAAGTGTATAGGGCTTGTTGGAATACTGTTAATTGGCTTAGGATGCAGCAGTTTAAAAACCATGAAAGAGTGGGCTTCGGAGAGACCGAGAAAGAAACATATGAGAAGTTTAAGCGAATCCTAAAAGTCAATGCACAGCAGGTTACTAGGAAGAATGCTGAGGCTTGGCGTTCATTTTTCGCTTTAATAAAAGAGAAGAGGCAAAACAAGAACTTAAAGCCAAGACCGCCGGGCTATTGGAAGCAAGGCATCATTCTTGTTAGAAATGATAGGTACACTATTGATGAGGAGAAACGTGAGATTTACCTTAAGGACTTCAAGATGAGGTTAAAGTACGCCGGTAAGTTGAAATGGAAAGGGAAACAAGGCAGACTTGAAATACATTATGATGAAGTTAGGGGGAGGTTTTACGCATTCATACCAATGAGTGTTGAGGACGTTAAACCAAAGGAGAGTGGATTAAAGGCATCTATTGATTTAGGGATAGTGAACTTAGTAACAATGTTCATAGAGAATGGAAAATGGTTTCTCTTCAAAGGTGGTTCTATTCTCTCACAGTACGAGTATTATAGCAAAAAGATAGCCATAACACAGAAGAAATTAGCCTTGCATGGGCAGAGGAGGAGTAGGAGATTAAGCATGTTATATAGGAAAAGAAGCCTATTCATGAGGCACGTAGTAAATTCAATGGTGAGGAGGATAATGAATATACTTAGTAAAGAGGGGGTTATAGAGGTTAGAGTTGGTTACCCTAAGGAGATTACAAAGAACCATGGGAATAAACTAACTGTGAACTTCTGGAATTATAGGCTCATTATACGAAGGTTGAAAGAGGTTGGTGAGGAGTTGGGGATTAAGGTTATTGAGGTTAATGAAGCGTACACATCTAAAACATGCACCCTATGCGGGGAAACTCACCCAAATGGTAGGATTCACCGTGGCTTATTCAAGTGTCCCCGCATGGGGAAGGTAATTAATGCTGACTTGAATGCGGCAGTAAACATACTACGCATGCACATATCCCCAAGTCCCAGTGAGGCGGGTGTTGGGGGCTACTCCCGTGGAGGGATAGGGGTAATTGGGTTGAAGACCCAGCCCGTGGTCTACCGCTGGACGAACGGAGCGGGGTGGAGGTCATCCTCCACCAGCAATGAAGCGATGAGGATGAAGGCGGTAAACCACAAACCAATGAACCACCCAAAGGGAAACCCCACCCTTTAA